TACTTTCTCTTCAGCAGGCAGAAGGGAGAGTTCAACCTGCATCTCCCACACCCTGGCTGAGAGCCCTAGCCATGGGGCTAAAGGCTGAAAGGGAGGCTGCCATTTCCCCCTCGCCATGTTGTGCAGGGTTAGGTGTGCTCCAAGCATGTCTATTGCATCAGGCCCACAGACTCCTCTCCTCTTACGTATGAGAGAGGAGCCTCTGCACCTAGACAAAGGTGTCAGGGCACTTGCTAACTGCCACAGACTTAGGCAGGTAGGGAACCTTAATGGTGGAAATTCAGATGCCGAGGAGATTTCCGTGCCGGCCATTGAGGCTCAGTGGgaggttaggtggcagctgagcagggcttTGGAGGTCCTCAGTGCCATTTTAATGTTGGACTTTGGTGTTTGTCACTTGAAATGCTTAAGCcctctgaaaaaagaacaggagtacttgtggcaccttagagactaacaaatttattagagaataagctttcgtggactacagccctctGGTGGATCTAGCCCCTAAATCTCATAGTCAAAAGGAACTGATGCACTTAGAAACAAATCTCATAAACCGTCAGTAAGACGTAGGCTCCTATGTCActtaagaaaaaggcttttagGCTCCTTAGACACTTctgctatactgtataatggccACAAGGGGCAGCAGAggctgaggggcagggatggggcagctatactgtatgaTGGGCACTAGGGGACAGCTAAAATTTTCTCACCAATGTTTTTTGTGTCCATTGTTATGATCTCTAGATGGCAGCTGATTCTGGGGAATGACAAATGGACAGTACTAAATACTAAAACCATGATTTTagttaaacaatatttttaagtGATTAAGAATTGATAAACTTGGAATTAAAACTTGAATTAAAAATGTAAGCCAAGCTTTGTGAAGCTTCAGGTCTATCCCTATATTATATATTCTAGTCCTGCATTCAGCCAATATCCTTCAAAGAGTTAAGCAATAAGATTTTATGCATATCTGCTATATTTTTGTcagattaattaaaaaagaaaagaaattatgtGAGTCACAAATATTCAGCACTGGGAATTATGAAGAACAAAGCTTGGGAGACAATTATTCATACTAGTGATAAATTCGACGGAGCCCTTATTAAGAGATCAGGGAGCTAATTATTGTGCTCTTCCATAAAGGCTACAAGAAGCATTTCCTCCAGGGCAAGAAGTGACAGTATATCAAACTTCATGCTGAAAAACTTTTTAGACTAAAGTTGTAGAATATATTGTAATGATGATAGTCACTGTACCCATTGAGGACCATGAATTGGCTAGTATGAATGTATAACACGGTCCTCTACAGGATGCAGTCAGTACTGTTCTCTTGGTTTTCAAACACTCCAACAGTCCAACTAGAGATTTATATTTCTTGTACAAGATTATCTAATTTGTGTAATTGCTGTGGCACTGAAGATCCATGTGACTCAAACTTTTCagggttttggggaaaaaagtagGTGTCTGACCTTCATGTTTTCATGGTCTGGGCTTTTCCAAGAAGCCTAAGGAAGTTAAGTGCCAAACTCTCATAGCAATTCAGTGGCAGTTGTGTACATTTTACGccccccctttgaaaatcccaacctaaatACGTAAAGCACCTTGTTGTACCTGCATTTTATCTGAGCAAAAATTGGGTAACGTTTTCCAAAACACTTAGGCTTCTATGTCACTGCTTAAGTTTGCTAAAGTCTTGTTGACTTTCAgtgactcttaggcctggtctacactgaggggggagatcgatctaagatatgcaacttcagctatgagaataggatagctgaagtcgacatatcttagatcgacttagattgacttacttcgcatcctcgcggcACAGGATCAATGGCCGCCACTCCCTcgttgactccgcttccacctctcgcagcagtggagttccggagttgacagggagtgtgttcggggatcgatcactacccaccaatccggccggtagtgtagacgtacccttagagtgcTAAGCCTTAGTAActaagacacttttgaaaatgggatttaggctcctaaatcacatagatatgttttaaaatgttccctGAACTAATTATCTGATATTGGATGGGGTCTGGGTACTTCTGTGTTTTGCTATTGAGGGCAACACGGGGTTTGTTTAGAGAAAGTGCAAGATCAGCTAACTATGCTTagatttttcaaagctgcctaagggaaCTGGATGGGAACTCAGTGTCTAAATCATTTAGgcagctctgaaaatctcagttgTAAACCTTATTTTTAGAATTGGTGTTATTGCTTGACCGTCAACATAACATTCACCCACTGAAGAGAGAGATTGATTTTAGGGTTAGAAGTTTCTTCTCTCTCCAGGATTTTCCCTTTGAGATTAGAAGTTTGACTCTACCAACGTTGTCTGCAAATAAACCTAATACTAACTTTCCCTTGCCTGTTATGTTCCCCACAGCAGACGTGCCTCAGGAGACTGCACCTTCCCACAGAAGAATAGATAATGAATCAGAAAAGATGTTCCCCATTTGGTGGAGGGTATGAGGCACAGGGCACATTACCAGATATAACAGAGCCACGGTAGCCCATCTCGGCTATGATGTTCTATTTACTGAGAACATGGAAGTACATGAATGCAGTGGGGAGAGAAGATAGACTGAATAACCTGGATCACAGTGTCTGAAATCCTGAGTGAGAAGGTGACAGACTCCAGCTGCTGATAGAGGTAAATCAATCTTTTCCTCCCTGCTTCTTAAAGCTCAAGGTTTTTAAAGCCATGTAAGTTTGCTAGGTAACTAATTCCATCGGAACCTAAGGGGAATTTGGCAATGATCTCTCTTAAACTCCCAACCCAACAGAATTTGGAAGAAGGAAAGGCCACTCAGGTCACTGCTATCTTAGCTCCTTTTATGACCCCCATCATTatggtatctgggcacctcactGAACTGAATGTAGCTATCCTTCCACTGCCCCATGAGATGCTATTGGCCCTCCTTTACAGACAGGGACCTAACACTCAGAGGGACAGATTTATAGAGGTATTTCATCACCTAAAGACAGCAGACACCCCTAATGGGATTTATAATCGATGGGTGTTACGTACTGCATCTACTCAGGCCCCAGTGTGCATGTTTAGGTACTACCGGCCTTTGGAATTCTGGCCTGAAAGTCACACAAGGATATTTATGACAAAGGAGGGAATTGAACCAACATCTCCAAAGTCCTAGACGAGATCATGAAACACTGGAACATCCTTCACTCTGCTTCCCTCTGCTACACACAagattttacttttctttctggCACAGACCTCGCTGGGGCATGGAGAGGGTTAGCGAGATGATGTGGGTAGAGCAGAGCTGATATTTGCCGCTGAGCTCAGTGTTCTGGGTGTAGATATGGTCTAtgagtaggcttggcagaattcaattttttttttttttttgcaattttgactactaattatttttaatttttttttcttcattttttaactattttaatttttacagctgcaggaaattcagcggggggcagggttgggatcAGGGTTAGGGCAGTGCTGATGGCAGCCATGCGGGGATCTCCCAGCAGTGACAGCGGAGAAACTGGTGGCTCCCTGCACTGCCGAGGGGCCAAGAAACCAGGATGCAAGGGGCAGGGAAGGCGGCTGCTCTGGCCCAGTGGAGCAGAGTTCCGTGGCCAGGGCCATGAGGAGGTGGAGAACCATGAGCCCTGGGCAGTGGCAGAGGCCACCCTGTTGTTGAATGGCTCCATCCATGGGCAGAAGCCATCCAGCAGCGGGGTGCTCTCCCCCATAGCCAGGGACTAATCCTCCACctcacagcccaggctgggggtctCAGCTCTGGCCCGCCAAGACCGCagcctgccctgcaccttgtgccttCAGGGATGGGTGTCACAAGCCCCatggctgtgcagggagccctgTGCAGCTCTGCTCACTCCCAAGACAGTTGGGTGCAGAGAGCTCCCTGCCTGGCTGCAGGACCGGTGACTCCCATCCCCGCGGGCACACAGCGCAGGGGAAGGCTGCGCTAACGCCGACTGTgaccgatttttttttttctgttggtttCAGTGTCTCAGCTGATAGTGACATTTACCGACATCTAGTGATTGAAACCGAATCCTTCAGGAACCAAAACCTGGGGGAGTGATGAAGGTGAGTCACTGAGATTAAGCAGCTCAGGAGAAGTTCTACCCCCTGAGTGTACTGGTGCAGGCTGGCTTTTCCAGAGACTAGTGGCATGTCTGCATTACACGCAGtgcagaggcacagctgcagctatgccacaGTCATGTAGATACTTACTACAGCGATTAAAGGGGTTTTCCATCATAACTGTTGGCAATGcctgttcatagcccttggagagaaagcaatgcACAGGCACTGGGCTTTAGGCACTGGGCTTGCTGGCGATCTCCCAGtgcaaggcagggagctgtgcagtcttAAAACCCCCTGCCCCGTGACTGGAACAAGGGGccctgcccagagacaggtgatggctggagacaggacacctGACTAGGACACCCAAAGTGGATCATGGAGGGGGGAAACAGGTGCCATTACCCTGAAATGGTGACAATAATTACATTAATTCTGTATGTTATTCATTGTTTTCATTATACCTATTTTATTTGAATATTAAGAGAAAAATTGTTAAGTCTAGAAGGCAAGGGGAAAATGAACAACACAGAGGACTGAGCAGTTGTAAAAATAAATCTTATCACACATGTTCCATTATTGTTGATAGAATTAAACAGTGGCTGAAGGGGTTGCACTGATGTGATATGTTTGGGTGTTTTGAGGTATTGGACACTTTGAGTCACTAGCGTACTGTTTGAAAATATCTGATTGCCTTAGCTAGCGGCAATATTATGTGGCTTGCTAAGTTACTCAATTTCCAAAACCAAAGGGATTCTATAATAGAGAGCGATGCCTTGAGTTGGGGGGAGCTGTGGTGTTGGATAAAACAATATAATCAGAGAGCGTGATCCATTCAGTTAGGGGAGCTAGCACATTGGGTTGTAGGTCCTGTGCTAGTTAATAATCCCCTGTTCACCTTCACCCAGAAAGTAAAGTTAATCACGTTGGCAGACAACACTAATAGGGAGCAGAAGCAAACTCACAGCAGGGCAGAGGAATGATTCAATTGCAGACAGAAACAAAATGAGATTCAATTTGCAAGTGTTTCTGAGGAAAAGTAAACTGAGACGCCCAGGTGGTTGTGATGCTGGAAAAGGAAATGGTCAGGAGAGTGAAGTGTAAATTCAGCATAAGTTTGTGATACAACAGCTCAGTGAGGAGTGTGTCTCTGGAGAGGTCTAAGATGAACgtcaaaaaatggaaaaagaataaaaacaatagGAAAGTGCTGGAGATGAATGTAACCTGCTTTGACACAGTGTAGATcattgtccccctctagtggctgagtCCACTAGAGCCTGATAGCCTTTAGCTGAGCCAATAATATGTTTTCAATGTAAGAGTCACAGTCCACCCTGGTGATCTATGGTGACAACTTGTCAAAGTTACAAAAGACTAATACAAAATGGTGTTGCCAATTTTGGCATAAATCTATAAAGCAGTGTGATTTTTCTGACTATATTGGCCTTTTAACTGACAGGAGGAGGGGTGATCATGGAATGTCAAAGTTCTAAGTAGGAAATTTGCCTCCAGAGTCTTGGTTCTTCACTGACCCAACAGGATGAGGGACCTTATGGAATATTTATGGAACTAAATAGATACTACTACTTGATTAAAATATATCCTCTTCAGATTCTATTgtgaattttgttttcttcccctaGTTGCAGCTCATGGCAAACCCAGAGCGGGGAAATCAAACAGTTCTCACAGAATTCATCCTGCTaggatttgggaatctccctgagctacaaattcttctcttcctcctgttTCTCATCATCTACATTGTGACTGTGATTGGGAACATCCTCATCATTGtgctagttgtggctgatcagcaacttcacacccccatgtacttcttcctggggaacttgtcctgcttggagacctgctacacctccactatcctgcccaggatgctggccagtctcctgactggggacagaactATTTCTGTTAGCGGCTGCCTCACACAATATTATTTCTTTGgtttcctggcagctgcagagtGCTATCTCCTGGCagtgatgtcttatgatcggtatttagcgatatgcAAACCACTGCACTATGCTGTCCTTATGAATGGCAGGTCCTGCCTCCAACTAGCAGTTGGCACGTGGATAAGTAGTTCTCTGGCTGCTGACATAACAATATTTTTAATGCAACAATTGACTTTCTGCGGccccaatgaaattgaccatttcttctgtgacttcATCCCAGTAAtaaaactctcctgcagtgacacaCGTATGATGGAGCTTGTCACTACCATGCTGGCTGCTATATGCACTCTCCCGCCATTTCTATTAACGCTGGCAACATACGTCTGTATCATCACCACCATCCTGCGAATGCCTTCCACCACCGGGtggcaaaaggccttttccacttgctcctctcacctcatcgtGGTGTCAATTTTCTATGGGACCATAATGATTGTGTACCTGCTCCCAAAAACTGATACACTGAGAGACCTAAACAAAGTGTTCTCCCTCTTCTACACAGTCGTGACTCCCATGGTCAACCCCCTCATATACAGCCTGAGGAACAGAGAGGTCAAAGAGGCCCTGGGAAAAGTTGTCACTAAACTCTCTGCTGTCAAAAGGATTCAGACCGTCCTGCCGTAGTTTGTTCAGTGCCCGTGAAATGGGAATAAGCTGGTTTGCTGTAATGCATCTGAGTCACCTCTCTCACTGGCCATCTGGCTTTTTAGGTGAGGTCAGTGGCTGCTATAGCTTGCACTCAATATTGGGACTGCTGTTTTGGCTTAGGGATGCAAGTCTTTGTGGTTTGCTTAGTCTGATATTTATCACTGCTGTTGTAGGTTACTTTAAAACACCTCATCAATGAGGCACCAAGGCAGAGAGATGCCATTCTGTGTGTCTCCATTATAACGCAGTCTGTAATTACATGAGCACACACTGTGTTTTATACCAGGTCCCTTTATTGTGGATTGCACCACATACTCAATATTTCTTTTCATCTAGGTCCTTCAATGTGCAATGGTAATGTAAGATGTGAATCAAGTCTCAGGGCCCAATAACTCTGTAAGATTGGGAGCCCTGAAGTGGAACAGTGAAGAAGAAAGGTCAGTACTGTGATAGTGGCACAGAGACACCTGACTTCTATTCCCTGTTTTGTTACTGGTTGACTTCACCTCTCTggacctcagtttcctcatctctaCAATGGAGTTTCTTGAGACCCCTGTTGTGAATGGCTGCTTTGATCTCTTATTGCCCGGGGTACCCTTGTTTTGTAGATTTCCATATACCAGCACTCTGAAGTCTGATCTGTCAATTATAGAAAGCAGAGAAAGCATATGGTGTCCATTCCTACAGGGTGCTGGGCATTTCCtgtgaaatgctgagcaccctcagctctcAGTGAAGCCAGTGGGAATTATGGGTACTCAGTGTCCTGTAATGTCAAGCCCGAGGTAAGCATGATTGTGGGTGAACACAGCCTGGtctggggcagcacctggcagaTACATCTTATTTCCCAAGAACTCCACCAGATTCTCTGTTCATTTAATTCATTGATACCCTATTAGTCGTCGTGAGAGCAGAATATGCAGAGTGCCAGCTCTTCTACAATTAGGCTTGGGAGGATtcaatttttattggtaaatgtcagtaaatgtcgatttccccatacacacactgaagaaaaatatatttccatcGAGAATAATCGAAATGTgcagacaggcaaagtaagaaaaatgctgcttgaaaacttattGGAGTTTGACttcaggatatttactttgtatattttgacatgtgagttgacaatttgtgttttaatggtttataaaattttaactttttaaatctcaataTCTGCTGTCATTAAACAATTGTCTGACCTCCCATAATTTTACATGACTATGAAAATCAGAAATTCAAAATAGTGTTTAAAACtgaacatcaatattatccatcaaattatattttttaaatgaattctgccaagtctagCTATAATTAGGGTTGAGCTTCACTTTCTCTTTAAAGACGAATCATTCTAAATGGTTACAAATTTTCCCTGGCTCGTGGGGCAGTTAGGTAACATTAGGGTTCCAAATCTGAACCAGAGGGTCCAGAGATACAGGCCCCCACCACAAGCAACAGCATTTGCAAAATCAAGTTCTTCTAAGGATTCTTTTTTCCACACAACTGGGGCTCAGATTATGGCTCGGATCTACCCCAAACTTATCTTTCACTCAGGATTTAATTTGAGGTTGCAGAAACAAACCATCCAGATGTGTAGAaataatagtaaatatggcaggcaaccagcgtGGCTTAACAGTGAATCCTcactgatcttaaatgcaaaaaaagaagcttacaagaagtggaagattggacaaatgaccagggaggagtataaaaatattgctcaggcatgcaggagtgagatcaggaaggccaaataacacttggagttgcagctagcaagggatgttaagagtaacaaggagggtttcttcagctatgttagcaacacaaagaaggtcagggaaagtgtaggccccttactgaatgggggaggatgtggaaaaaactaatgtactcaatgattttttttacctctgtcttcacgaataaggtcagctcccagactactccACTCGGCAGCACAGTacagggaggaggtgaccagccttctgtggagaaagaagtggttcagggctATCTCGTTTGAAGCTaccactcctcccacttcccctcccctgctcctgtctagcctgggtgggggggggaaggagagatgcCTCTTATTCACAGCCCCATTGCTCAGGGCAATGGCCGGGAGACAGAAAGGGACACACCTCagataaaggggggaagagggtggcagcagccccaaccccagTCAGGATCTGGAGGACCCTGCTCCTCTGGGGGTGTTTCTGCCCCCCATGTGTGAGCCTAGTCCGCGCACTTCCACTGACACCACCGACAGGATTCGGTGCTGAAATGAGGTGTCCTTGATATCTTAAAGTGCGGCTGCACCTATCCTCATGCTACAGCTCTGATCACAAGCTGTTCCAGCTAATCCCCTACCATAAACAGAGGTGGATCAGACTGCTAGCTtagtagttttttttaaaaaccaattcTATAGGGGTATTATTTAAATTAGGAATGGAGTGAAACCTGGCAGGAAGAGAAGTCAATCAAAGACATGTTAGAAAAGGTGAAGATAGCTGATAAGTGGCTGAGCTGCTAACAAAATATATAGTCTATATTGTACTATATGACTGGAGAGTAGCAAATAGAGACAGCTgcttgggaattttccatcaaacagttttttgacagaaaattcagttttgtctgaatcaaaattttccacaggagtttcaGCCAAACATTTTCAATgtttttcctgatggaaaattggaatgaaatattttgttctggATCAGGatgatttgaaatgaaaatatcagTTTGTCAAATCCAGTCAAAACATTCAATTTCAGGGCAGTTGGATGTCCATGTGCATCCAACTGAGCAGCCATGATACTTTGAGGGATCTGTAGTTCAGATGCCTCGTGCTTTCATTCTCTTCTGTGGGCTAGGTTCAcgggctggactacatctcccatgatgcactgaggACTCCCTTCTGGTTGACTCATTcaaaaattcatagattccaaggccagaagggaccactaatcctctagtctgacctcctgtatagcacaggccaaaaaacttcccccaaataattcctatttgaattagagcagatcttgttaataaaaataccaatcttgattttaaaaatgtcagtgatggagaatccaccacgacccttgataacttgttccaatggttgattaccctcactgttaaaaacgtatgccttatttccagtctgaatttgttcagcttcagttttcagccattggatcttgttatacctttctctgctagattgaagagtccattaccaaatatttgttcccaaggtaggtacttatagacagtaatcaagtcacccattaaccttctttgttaaactaaatatattgagctctttgagtctatctctataaggcatgttttctaatcctttggtcattcttgtgtctcttctctgaaccttctccaatttactaacatccttcctgaactgtggtcaccagaactggacacagaattccagcagtgGACGCACCAGTtctaaatatagaggtaaaataacctctctacgcCTAGTCgatattctcctgtttatgcCTCCATTGCAGTACATCAGATGAGATGTAATCCAGCCAGAAAGTCCAGCTCAGAGGAAAATGGGAGCATGAAGCACCCacactacaactcccatgaatcACTGAAGCAGCTCAGGGGGAGAGAGTTTAACATCTAACctacccaaaatgaaatgtttcaatgtggTTTAAGAAAAACACACCCCAAAATGTATCAATCTGAGAATGTTTATTATTAGGAGGAAACAGGTAGGCACATGCCTGTGGAAGAGAATCTAGATCTTCTGTCTCCCACTCCTTTGCCTTAACACTAAAACCATCCATCATTCCCATGCATAGAATTTCACATAATGAAATCGCTTTCATTTAACCTCTTGCAGGAGAGCTCCTCTTCAAGCAGAGAAATGGACAATGGGACAGTGGTGACCGAATTCATCCTTACGGGACTTTCCAATTGCCCAGCCATTCGCTTCTCcctttttgttgcctttctgttGATCTACTTGATAACCCTCTCTGGCAATGGCCTCATCTTCATAGCCATAGGGACTGAGGCTAAGCTGCACAACCCTATACACTTTTTCCTCAGCAACCTCTCCTTGTTAGACATCTGCTGGCCCACTGCTACCATGCCCGAGATGCTGGAAAACTTCTTGTCAGAGAGCAACACAATTTCCTTCACTGGCTGCATGCTTCAGCTCTATTTCCTGGTGGCTCTAGCAGGGATGGAGGTTTTCCTCTTGGCGGTGGTGGCCTATATGGTGATGGCCtagatggcctggaggatggtgtggattgcacccttagcaagtttgcagatgagactaaactggaaggagtggtagatatgctggagggtaggaataggataccgaggtacctagacaaattagaggattgaaaCTCctaagatttaggttggatattgggaaaaaa
The window above is part of the Chrysemys picta bellii isolate R12L10 chromosome 12, ASM1138683v2, whole genome shotgun sequence genome. Proteins encoded here:
- the LOC101934650 gene encoding olfactory receptor 11A1-like yields the protein MANPERGNQTVLTEFILLGFGNLPELQILLFLLFLIIYIVTVIGNILIIVLVVADQQLHTPMYFFLGNLSCLETCYTSTILPRMLASLLTGDRTISVSGCLTQYYFFGFLAAAECYLLAVMSYDRYLAICKPLHYAVLMNGRSCLQLAVGTWISSSLAADITIFLMQQLTFCGPNEIDHFFCDFIPVIKLSCSDTRMMELVTTMLAAICTLPPFLLTLATYVCIITTILRMPSTTGWQKAFSTCSSHLIVVSIFYGTIMIVYLLPKTDTLRDLNKVFSLFYTVVTPMVNPLIYSLRNREVKEALGKVVTKLSAVKRIQTVLP